In the Candidatus Chlamydia sanziniae genome, CTTTCTTTATCTGGGGGAGCAAAAAAGGCGCTTCTGGAAACTGGTATAGAAATTGTCGTCCCGCCATTTGTAGAGATTGGTGATGTTATAAAAATAGATACGCGGACTTGTGAATATATTCAGCGGGTCTAACTTTAAGTAGAGAAGGCAAGTATGGACTTAAAGCAGATAGAGAAACTCATGATTGCTATGGGGCGGAATGGGATGAAGCGTTTTGTGATAAAACGCGAAGGTCTCGAACTTGAGTTAGAAAGAGATACAGGAGGAGATCGGCAGGAGCCTTTAATTTATGATAGTAGGCTTTTCGGAGGATTTGCTCAAGAACGCCCCATCCCTATGGATCCTAAACAAGATACGGCAAAGGACGCATTCGTAGAGCAAACTGAAGTATTACAATCTGCAAATCCTGGAGATTTTATTAGTTCCCCTTTAGTAGGAACTTTTTATGGTTCTCCAGCTCCGGAAGCCCCCTCTTTTGTAAAGCCTGGCGATATAGTGTCTGAAGACACGATTGTTTGTATTGTTGAGGCAATGAAAGTAATGAATGAAGTGAAAGCTGGAATGAATGGCCGTATTGTTGAAGTTCTGCTTACTGGTGGAGACCCTGTCCAATTTGGGTCGAAATTATTTCGTATAGTTAAGGCTGAATAATGAAAAAAGTCTTAATTGCGAATAGGGGAGAAATTGCTGTTAGGATTATCCGTGCTTGTCATGATTTAGACTTGTCCACGGTAGCGGTGTATTCTTTAGCAGACCAAGAAGCTCTCCATGTTCTTCTTGCTGATGAGGCGGTTTGTATAGGAGAGCCTCAGGCGGCAAAATCTTATTTAAAAATATCTAACATTTTAGCTGCTTGTGAAATTACAGGAGCCGATGCTGTACATCCTGGATATGGCTTTTTAAGTGAAAATGCGAATTTTGCTTCTATATGCGACAGTTGTGGCCTGACTTTTATTGGCCCCAGCTCAGAGTCTATAGCTACTATGGGAGATAAAGTTGTCGCAAAGCTTCTTGCTAAGAAAATTAAGTGTCCTGTGATTCCTGGTTCTGAGGGTATTATCCGTGATGAGGGTTCTGGACTGAAAATAGCAGAGAAAATTGGTTTCCCTATAGTTATTAAAGCCGTTGCTGGTGGCGGAGGCCGTGGTATTCGTATTGTTAAGGAAAAAGATGAATTTTATCGTGCGTTTTCTGCGGCTCGTGCTGAAGCGGAGGCGGGATTTAATAATCCAGATGTTTATATTGAGAAATTTATAGAAAATCCTCGCCATCTAGAAGTCCAGGTGATTGGGGATAAACATGGGAACTATGTTCATTTAGGAGAAAGGGATTGCACGGTACAACGCCGCCGTCAAAAGCTTATTGAAGAAACTCCAAGTCCAATTTTGACACCGGAAATGCGTGCTAAAGTGGGTAAAATTGCTGTAGATCTTGCCAAAAGTTCTGGTTATTTTTCTGTAGGAACTGTTGAATTTCTTCTGGATAAAGAAAAAAGATTTTATTTTATGGAAATGAATACGCGTATTCAAGTTGAACATACGATTACTGAAGAGGTAACAAACATAGATCTTGTTAAAGAGCAAATTCGTGTTGCTATGGGAAAAAAATTGCCATGGAAACAGAAGAATATTACTTTTTCAGGGCATGTCATACAATGTCGTATTAATGCTGAAGATCCAGCAAATAACTTTGCTCCTTCTCCTGGCCGTCTAGACTATTTCCTTCCTCCTGCAGGTCCTGCCGTTCGTATAGATGGGGCTTGCTATAGTGGTTATGCAATTCCTCCTTATTATGATTCTATGATTGCTAAAGTTATTACAAAAGGAAGAAACCGCGAAGAAGCTATTGCTATTATGAAACGTGCTTTAAAAGAGTTCCATATTGGCGGAATACACTCTACGATTCCTTTTCACCAGTTTATGTTAGATAATCCTAAATTTATTCATTCTGATTATGATATTAATTATGTAGACAACCTTCTAACTCAAGGCAACTCTCTGTTCTGATCTGCATACCATTATTATTAAGATAATTATAATCTATTCCTTATTTTCCTGTTTACTCTTCTAATTTTGATTAAGAGTTATTTAATTTGCTTTCTCTAGGCTTTTATACGAAAAAGTGCTATAATTTTTTATACTTTTATCTTTTTTAGAATTGTATGGATTCTATTACTCTCCATCCAGATATAAGTCTTTCTTATGCAGCGCGTGCCGTCGCACTTCTGGATAACTACTTTTATTTTGGGGGAGAACAAACTCAGGTAATTGCTGCAGGCGGAAGTTATGTTTTTTGTAGAAAAGTCGCAGGACGTCCCGTATCTTTGGCTGAGAAAGTACTAAAAATTCTTAGTTTTTTATTATTTCCTCTTGTTTTGATAGCACTTGCTTTCCGAGCACTACTGCATATGACTTATAAAGCATCTTTTGTTTATTTCAATAGTGACATACCTGATTGTTGTTGTAGTTTTCTGGCTACAAGTTCTCCTACGGAAGTTGCTAGTTTAGCAGAACATGTGGAAGGAATCTTTCAACAAACGCTGCCTAAGCGTTATCTTACAGCAATACCTAATCTCACGAAGAGTGGTAATTTAGAGTCTATTAGTTTTAGAGTGAATTGGGAGCGTGTTGTTAGAGATTCTTGTTTTAAAAAGGTTCTAAAATCGATAATATTGCCATATGCTTATTTGATGACTTACTTCCCCGCCCTTTGTTCTTGTAAAAAACTCTCTAGTGAATTTGCTAGTACACAAGAAAAATCTGCTCTTGTTAGAGAGGTTATTAGCTATTTACAGATGTGTTATATACATGCAGGATATCCTAAAACAAATTTAGTTCTTGATTTTATGGAGTGGAAAGATTGTCCTCAGATAAAAGTGCCCCATAATGCTTTTAAAGAACTTTTCTTCGGTATGGGTAAGCTTTTAGGAAAATGTATTTTAGAGTTTCTTTTCAAAGAACATCTAATTTCAGGATTTCGATTGACTGATACAAAAGTAAATATTTTATTTGAGTGATTTTGTTTAAGATGTAAGTAAAACGTGAGTTTGTATTCATGTTTATCGTCTCAACTATATGTTTTTCTAATAGTTTTCTTAATTCTCTTTTTCTACGAGGAGAAAAAGGATATTTAGAGAAACTCACAGCTCTAGTAGATACTTATTTTGATTTTACAGGGCGTCATATTATTGTAATCAAAGAGAGCTCCGTACAGGGGGGAGTATTTTGCATTACGGGATCCAGAACAGTTACGCTGCAAGAAAAACTTTTAAAAGCTGTTTCCTATCTTCTTCTTGTTCCCGTGATTATTCTTTTGATTTTCAAATGTCTTCTGCACCTTTTAGTATATTTAAAATATCGGTCATTCTATCAAGTAAATGAAAATGATTTTCGAGAGATCATGATGTTCAGGAATGAAGAATATAACCTACCCGCTCTTCCTTTCAAAGTTTATACTCGGCTTGAGCAGCGCCATCAAGAATTACGTTCAGGAATAAGCAGGGATGAACTTGAAAAGCGAGGATTCTACTTTTTCGGGATGTTAGACTCAATTCCTTACGATAATATTTTCACAAGCGATCTTATTATTACTTTTGGTTTGCTGGAATTCCCAGGATATATCTTTCAATCTTTACCTTCTACTTTCCATTTGTCTGAGTGGATGTCAAAAGAGAGGGGAGGCCATGCCTATGTAGAGGCGATTCGTATTTTAGAAGGCTCAAATATAATGAATCATCGTTCAATTTTACGTTGTCGATATGATTATATGTTTAGTAATGGAAAGAGAGGGGAATCTGTTTATGATTTAGTCATACAACAACAGTTCCACTGGTAAAAATGTTCATGGTATAAAGCGGGAATTTCATGTCTTTTCTTTTATCCAATGTTATAAAGTTTATAGAACTTAATTCTTTGAAATAATTAGATGGTTTTTTCCTTATTTTGGAAGAGATTGTCTTAGTAGAGATATTAATTTATCCCTAATTTTATTATTCTTGTTTAATATTCATCATTTTTCAATTAATTATTACATGACTCATTCAATTTTTAAAAATTTTTTTACTCCAATGACTTTCTCGGAAAAGCTTATGGAAGTTCTTCCATGTCATCGTAAAGGAAATGGCTTGGTTGAACGCATTACGGCCTTTGTAGATAGATGCTTGCAAATTAATCCTAGAACGATGCATATGGAGTATTTCAATCTTAGAAATAATCTTCTTTATAGAGAGAAATTTTTAATATTGACTCCGGAAGAGATTGCTTTGAAACTTTTTGTTTGTCTCTTGATCGTGCCTATTTTCATTCTAATTGCGTTGAAGTTTATTCTACGTTTGATTCTTTATTATAAATATCGCGGATGGGAAGAAATCCAATGGGAAAACGTATTTGTTGATTTCCAAATTAAGTGTCCTCCATGGCCTAATGAAATCAAGGAATTGTTAAAAACAGACAAAAGGGCTCCAGAGAATGAGTTTTTTGAGCTTTCTAAATTGGATGATGATACTAGAGAAGAAATCATAAAATTACATTCTCAGATACGCTCAGGTAAATCAAAAGAAGAGTTAGAAGAGCGTGGGTTTATTATATCTTGTCCTAGTGAGGAGAATGATATTTTGTCCATAAATAAAGAGCTTGTTTTTAAGCATTTAGCTTTCCCTCACTATGTATTTACTTCTATTGTAAGTTTAAGTTTGGGTGATATTCATCTTACTGCTGAGGAAGTTTCTGAATCACGATTATCGATACATATAGATTCTGAAAAAGATCGCTTTGAAAATACAAGACGGAGTGCAGCAAAGGGAGAAAAAAACAAAATATTTGTAGTGCAAAAAGCACGTTATGATCGCGTCCCTGTAAAGGGATATCCGTTAGGCACGTTTGTTTTAATGATACAAGAGCTTTTTTTACAAGAAAAATTCCCTCCTAATATAAATTTCAGAGGAAATATGCTCGAAGATATAAAAGTATTTCGCCAAATTTAGTTTAAAATAATCTAAATTTCAATTTGCCAAGGATATTTATGTTAACCCCGATTTCTTATTTCAAGAATTTTTTTTCACCTATCAACCCCAAACAAGTATATAATCATTGTTTTTTCATGCGTGAAATTTTTCTTGTCTTGATTGTCTTGATTGCTTTAGCAGCGTTAGGGAGTGTTCTAATCTTGGGAATCCTAGAGTTGATTCCTTTCATTGCTGCTCTCATTCTTGGCGGCATTTGTGCTTTAATACTCTTAGGTCTTATCTTAGTAGGGAAACATTACAGAACGATTGATGTCATCATTGATGACAATTTACTTCTGTGGGCAAAGATTTTCTCTATAAATCAAAAAGCCATAAGCATGGATCTTATTGCTTCTGCAGACCTTAAAAAGGCTAAAGAAGCTGCTAAAGCGAGGCTTGCCCGAATAGTAAGGGAATGTAAGAGCCAAATATTGAAGGGCATTTACATTAGAAATAAGGAGATTCTAGAGATTCATACTTTTCTTCTTAAGTGCGATCATCGGACTAATTACAAGCGTCTAGTTGCAACGTCTTACTACTTATTAAAAAAAATTGAAGAAAAATTTCCAGAATTTATTAAAGAGCTTTATTCTAATCTTTTGCGAGGACGTATTAAAGAAAAAAATGGAAAAATTCATAAACTTCCTCAGGATAAAACATCGTATGATTTCCATAATAACCTTGCGACTTTTTGTTTAGCCTACTCCAACAATTATGATGGGCATTTATCTTCGGTCTTTAAAATAATCCGAACTTTAGTTGTGAATTATATTGGTCTACGTGAGGTAAGCAAAGATACGAAATTTTTCTCTTCAGAATCAAACTATTATTCGCTACGGTGTATATTTAATGATTGTGTTAAGCTCGTACAAGGTTTGTTTAATCTGGACTTATTGAAAGTCATGTATGAGGAGGGAAGATACCATCCTTCACAGGAACAAAATATTTTAACTGCTCTTATGTTTGCTGAAATGTGGGATCAAGACAAATTGGATCTAATAGTATTAAGTTTGAAACGAGCTTCTTTTAAAAATATGGATTATATCTGTGGTGAATGTGTAAATTATGAATAGAATTCTTTCTAGGCAAAATAAAAGAAGATTCTACATAATTTTGGCAAAAGCTGAAAAATAAATTTTATATAAGAGTCTTAGATTAAAAGAAAAGCGAAGGTTTTCTTAAGATTAGAGTTGAATAAGTTGTCATGATTACAAACACAACAA is a window encoding:
- the accB gene encoding acetyl-CoA carboxylase biotin carboxyl carrier protein, with translation MDLKQIEKLMIAMGRNGMKRFVIKREGLELELERDTGGDRQEPLIYDSRLFGGFAQERPIPMDPKQDTAKDAFVEQTEVLQSANPGDFISSPLVGTFYGSPAPEAPSFVKPGDIVSEDTIVCIVEAMKVMNEVKAGMNGRIVEVLLTGGDPVQFGSKLFRIVKAE
- the accC gene encoding acetyl-CoA carboxylase biotin carboxylase subunit, encoding MKKVLIANRGEIAVRIIRACHDLDLSTVAVYSLADQEALHVLLADEAVCIGEPQAAKSYLKISNILAACEITGADAVHPGYGFLSENANFASICDSCGLTFIGPSSESIATMGDKVVAKLLAKKIKCPVIPGSEGIIRDEGSGLKIAEKIGFPIVIKAVAGGGGRGIRIVKEKDEFYRAFSAARAEAEAGFNNPDVYIEKFIENPRHLEVQVIGDKHGNYVHLGERDCTVQRRRQKLIEETPSPILTPEMRAKVGKIAVDLAKSSGYFSVGTVEFLLDKEKRFYFMEMNTRIQVEHTITEEVTNIDLVKEQIRVAMGKKLPWKQKNITFSGHVIQCRINAEDPANNFAPSPGRLDYFLPPAGPAVRIDGACYSGYAIPPYYDSMIAKVITKGRNREEAIAIMKRALKEFHIGGIHSTIPFHQFMLDNPKFIHSDYDINYVDNLLTQGNSLF
- a CDS encoding DUF648 domain-containing protein, producing MDSITLHPDISLSYAARAVALLDNYFYFGGEQTQVIAAGGSYVFCRKVAGRPVSLAEKVLKILSFLLFPLVLIALAFRALLHMTYKASFVYFNSDIPDCCCSFLATSSPTEVASLAEHVEGIFQQTLPKRYLTAIPNLTKSGNLESISFRVNWERVVRDSCFKKVLKSIILPYAYLMTYFPALCSCKKLSSEFASTQEKSALVREVISYLQMCYIHAGYPKTNLVLDFMEWKDCPQIKVPHNAFKELFFGMGKLLGKCILEFLFKEHLISGFRLTDTKVNILFE
- a CDS encoding DUF648 domain-containing protein, producing MFIVSTICFSNSFLNSLFLRGEKGYLEKLTALVDTYFDFTGRHIIVIKESSVQGGVFCITGSRTVTLQEKLLKAVSYLLLVPVIILLIFKCLLHLLVYLKYRSFYQVNENDFREIMMFRNEEYNLPALPFKVYTRLEQRHQELRSGISRDELEKRGFYFFGMLDSIPYDNIFTSDLIITFGLLEFPGYIFQSLPSTFHLSEWMSKERGGHAYVEAIRILEGSNIMNHRSILRCRYDYMFSNGKRGESVYDLVIQQQFHW